GCCTTGAAGAATTTGCTATGTGTGTCACTTGCTTTGATTTGGGATGAAATGTTTGATGAACAATCATTTTTAATTACCACATGCATAGGAGCTTCAGGAAGGGCTTGAATTTGACAGTTGCTATGTGTTTAGCCATGAtgcatgtagttttgtgatagtacCAACGCGGGATATTCGTAGGATATTTGTGGAGGTTCCTGTTAAATCATTGAATTTCAATTTGGAGGCTCTGAAGTGTTCATAGTCCAAAATACTGTCAAGTAAATTCAAGTGATGTGGTCATAACTTTAATTTTTCATAGCAAATAACTAGATTTATAGACCGGCATGATTTTCTCTAAAACAAAATTGTTAGATTCTGTTTCTGGCAAGGAAACAAGATCACTGAATTTCGTTCCAGTCAAAACCATGTAGCGTGAACTCAACTTGGActctagagagagaaagagatacTATATCATGCAAGATATAGTAGGTACAACCTACAAAATCCAAgaatttcatattttcatgcAATGTAAGTGAGCGCATGATTTTATCAACATCTCGATCCATCTACTGATGAACTGAAGATATGTAGTACCAGCTAACAGGGAGGTGCTCACGCTGGTCGCCTTTGTTCTACAgctcgaaataaaaaaaaattaatatgtaCCAATAATTGTTTTGAAACGTGTATATTTTCTTAAAACCGGtggaaaaaatatttccaaatctTATTTGCTGCAGCTCTGCCTCTCCTTCAGTTGGTACGCGTATGgtcgaaaaaaagaaaaagacagtACTAGCAACAGCGGTTTTTAATGGGTTGAGCCCAATTTTCCTGATGGACTTAATGGGCTCAACTGGCGTCCCTCGGAAAGTTGGGCCTCAGATAGGCCCATATCTTGCGGAGAAAGTAAGCTTCTCGCCGTGCTCGTCCACATTCCGCCAGCTGGCCAGCTCGAGCCACCTCAtcagggggaaaaaaaagaaaaaaaaaatctcgcctCTCCTTCCTTACAAatacgccgccgcggccgcaacCCGCAAAGCTCGgagaacgcacgcacgcacgcgcgcgcgcgacacgCGACGTCGACACGAGCTCTCGTCTCGCCGCGTCCACACCAATCGGCGCCGCCGTGTAGCGAAGACtagctccctctcctccgcgAGACCGGGCCGATCGATCGGGGcatcgcgcgcggcgcggcggggctaGCTGGGCATGGCGGCACCggaggatggggaggacggGAATTTCGGGAAGAACAAGCGCGGGCTCCCGATCGGCTTCTACTTCGCGCCCACGGACCAGGATCTCCTCGCCATCCTCGAGGCCAAGCGCCTCGGCCGCCCGCTCTCCCGCGCGCACGACGCCTTCTTCCACGACATCCGCATCCTCGACTTCCACCCCGCCGAGCTCTACGGTATCCACCCTTCTCCGTCTCTCTCCTtgtccccttcttcttcttctccggcgccggcgaccggcTTGGTGGTGGGGATTTGATTCGGGTGGATTTGGAATGATTTGGGGGCGGCGCAGAGAAGTACGCCAACGACGAGGAGAAGGGCTACATCTACTTCTTCAGCAAGAGGGAGTTCCCGACGAGCAGCAAGAAGCGGCCGCTGCGggtggcggagggcggcgcgtgGAACAGCTCCGGCGCCGTTTACAAGGTGGTGAAGAGCAGCAAGTCCGGCGGCGGCTACGACGTCGGCCATAAGAAAACCCTCGTGTTCCACCAGCGTTTCCTCGGCGACAAGGAGGCCGTCAAAACCAACTGGGCCATTCAGGAGTTCACCAGGATCATCGGCCCCCAGAACGAGGTATAAATCAAAAATCAAGCCACGATTTATTCCCACATTTCATCTTCTTGTTGTGAGGATAGAATTGATCGAGTTCATCTTGATCTCATTCGGGTGGTGCAAATTTGTGCCGAATTTTGACTCAGAATTTTCTTGAACTTTAATTTGCAAAAAGGTTCCGGATCTTGCCGTGTACCGCCTGTACAAGATGAGGAAGGAAGGCAGGGAGACGCCTGcagacctcgccgccgacgaggccgcggccgcggcggccatgaACAACCGTGGACAACAAGCGTCGGCTGCAGCCATggcgctgccaccgccggcgacgggccTGCCTGGGGGAAGGATGATGTCCATGGCGGACAAGGCGAACATGGCCTCGACATCAAAGGCGTACGGGCCGTCAAAGTCAAGCTCATCGCAACTCCAgcaggatgcggcggcggcggcagcgccaccgAACGCAGCAGGGGCTAGCAACTGGGCGCCGAGGCCTTGCAACTGCCAGGagtgcgcgccggcggcgggacaCTATGGCTActtcgcggccgcggcggccatgaACAACCGTGGCGGACAAGCGTCGGCTGCGGCCAAGGCGCTGCCACTGCCGGCGCCGGGCCTGCCTGGGGTAAGGAGGATGTCCATGGCGGACAAAGCGAACATGGCCTC
The sequence above is drawn from the Oryza glaberrima chromosome 10, OglaRS2, whole genome shotgun sequence genome and encodes:
- the LOC127786267 gene encoding uncharacterized protein LOC127786267, whose product is MAAPEDGEDGNFGKNKRGLPIGFYFAPTDQDLLAILEAKRLGRPLSRAHDAFFHDIRILDFHPAELYEKYANDEEKGYIYFFSKREFPTSSKKRPLRVAEGGAWNSSGAVYKVVKSSKSGGGYDVGHKKTLVFHQRFLGDKEAVKTNWAIQEFTRIIGPQNEVPDLAVYRLYKMRKEGRETPADLAADEAAAAAAMNNRGQQASAAAMALPPPATGLPGGRMMSMADKANMASTSKAYGPSKSSSSQLQQDAAAAAAPPNAAGASNWAPRPCNCQECAPAAGHYGYFAAAAAMNNRGGQASAAAKALPLPAPGLPGVRRMSMADKANMASTSKAYATSQSSSSQLQQGAAAVAAPPNAAGPSNWAPRPCNCRECAPAAGQYGYLASMVPRPSLDRKGKGKAPMDCAEQAGGGGGGCHAESTSTPAPPKGAEYYGCSVAVEDDDEELLKFLQAMVRGEEVEGDGDHAMADERGPQQGSSPVAAAAASGSAPAGHDGRRGSLQGGHHGSSSPTSLAAAAATGDDVTSAVSGSQQEDHPAR